CGGCCTCCCCTGCACCCAGGCGGACGCTGGGAAGCAGACGAGTtgttggaggtgggggctggggtcgCCATCTTACATGGGCCCGCGGCAGAGAGTTCTGGACACAGTCACGGATGTGTCCCTCGGGGCACAGCAGGAGGACGGGCACCAGGGTGCCCTCGGCTTCCAGCAGCCAAGGAAGCAAGGACGGCAGACCAGGATGTGGGGCAAATCTCTTGTCAGTTCAAGACCTTGCCTCTGTTTTGAGCTGGTCTTTGGACCTGATCCCCTCgggggcaggagagggcacaTCCCTCGAGCTGTCTCCAAGGGAGCTTGTGGCAGGTCCCGGGAAATGGGGTCATGGCTGTGGGTTTCCTGAAGTCTTAGGAAGAGCTGGGCTCGGGGCCTGGGTCGGTGTCTCCACAACACAGTGTGGCCCCCTTTCATGTGAGGCTCCTGGGTCCAAAGAATCAGGGGCCTCCAGGCTTTAATCAGGCTCTCCGTGGGGCCCGTCCCCATCTAGCTGGCATCTCCACTGCGGGGGGTGGGACGGGAGGACACATCAGGGGAGGTCTGCACGTCCGCACCCTGGGCCCGTGGCTTCTGGGTGAGAGCCAGGGTCGTGGGGCTGGCTGGTGGGGACGTCTGGAATTGCGCCCCAACACCCACCCTAGCAGGGGAAATACCAAAACCATATCCCATCCTGGGAAGGAGCAGCAATCGCGCCGCCTCAAAGCCCAGTGGGTGCAGGGTGCCCCCGACACACTCCTCCATTTCACTGACCAGTCTGACCCCAGACCCAGACGGTCCTGTCGGGCGCGGTGGACGGCGGCCGATCAGCCCGTGGGAGTCCAAGCGCAGCTGCTGTGCCAGACGGACACCAGCCCGGCCTCGGGGCTGGGGCGTGTGGACAGGGATCTGGTGGAGGTGGTCTTTCCTACCTACCTCTAAAGCCGGACACGGGCTGCCTGGGGAGCTGGCGGCGGAACTGTCTGCCACAGGAGGGTTGTGTCAGACCCacccagagggaggctggggtgccCCGAGCAGCTGGGCCTTTGAGGATGGAAGTGGAACATCCCAGGTCAAACAGGCAAGGCTGTCCTGACCCCGAGTCACCACCGGGGCTTCCCAGTgcctgtgccctgctccctcccgGGCTGCGGGGGACCCTGGGGACCAGAAGATGGGAAGGATGGGAAGAATTCCCAGCTTGGTTTTGccagagtgagggagagagctGGACACAGATGGGGCTGGCACCCCAGCTCATGAAGGGTGGCCTGAACACCCAGAGGGGAGGGTTCCCTTGGGCAGACCTTGAGCGGGACACCGGCCACTCGCTCTGTGGGGAGAACTGGACGCTAACAGAACAGAGGGGACAAAGGTTGTGGTCACCTTCCAGGAGCTGACGGGGGAAGGTGGCAGGTGAGGAccaggggctgggatggaggcAGGGGACTAGGCAGGAAGGGTGAGACATGAACACCCTACTTTCAGGATAAAATCCAGGTTTTGGGGCACAGGTGCCCACTTACGGCAATGTTGTGAGCTGATTCGAAGCACAGCCATACTGAAAATTAAATCGGCTAAACTATGAATCATATCAATTACGCAGGAGAAaagtcagcatttcccaaagcaCAGCTGTGGCGATTAAATTCCCCACGGCCTATGGTCACCTCTGAACTGGAGGCCTCTTCTGTCTGCTGGGTCCGCTACCTGGTGGAAAGCTGCCCAGGGCAGAGCTACGGCCCCGCACTGGCCACAAACACGGATGTCGCTCTGGTGGAGGGAACAGCCTCGGCTGGAGCATCATCCCAGACGCAGGCAGGGGCAGCGCGTCAGGGCCTGCGGGCgtccgccccgcccccgccgacCTCACCCCAGACCGGGCGCCAGGCCCAGGCCTCAGACTGCCCACCCGTGCACGTCCGCCCAGGCGACCAGGGCGGCCTTCTGGGTCGGTGTGGGCCCAGCAGGAGAACAGGCCACACCAGCTGTCTCAAGATGAGGAGGACTTGAAACGAGGAGCGGGTCACAGAGAACGCCTGGGTCCGTGGGCCCGGAGGTGCTCAGGGCGGGGGCAGCTGACGCCTGtgagggagcccagggcagcGGCGGAAGTGGTCAGGGCCTGGACAGCTGGAGGAGGCCCCAGGGCCAGAGGCCTGCCTTCTGGGGGGCGTGGGGGCCACTGGGGGCCCTGAGCCCACGGGAGCCAACTCGGGTGAGGCCTGTAGGTCCTAGCAGGACAGTCCGGCCCGGACCATCGCATCCCACCCGCTCCTTCACCCAGGTGGTAAGGGCGCAGGCGGCACCCAAGACGCTGCCGTCCCTTAGTTTCTGGAGAGCTGAGTCCTGGCCTGAGCTGAGCTGACCCCGTCCATCCCTGAGAAGGGGGCACAGGGCCCACAGCCAAGGAGCTGTCCCACCAACACCCAGTTCCTGTGTGAaatgccaggggtggggggaaggagggaggcagcggAGGTGGGCCGCACAAGCACGCAGGCCCTGGGCCCCGAAGCTGCTGCCTAAGGTCTCCCACCACGGCTGCCTCCTCGGGTCAGCAGCTCCCAGTGTCCTGCTCATGGGAGCCCTTGGGAGATCATGGGAGGCTCCCCCGGGGCAGGCAACACGGGCTTCTGGGTGCCCACCTGCAGCCAGGCAGGCCCCCAAGCCCGCCTGGAGCTCGGACTCAGAACCGGGACGGCACAGTGCGCGTCAGGGGGAGGGTGTGCAGCTGCGGTGTGGGCTCTGGGGTGCGGCCCCctctgggggctggggtgtgggggctgtgaggggctggcagggccctgcgtgggggcagggagggcctgcaGCAGGCTTGGGTCCCCAGACCCCCAGGCCGGGGAAGAGCCCCCGGGGCCTGACCACACCCCTATATAGGGGTGGGGGCGGCTGAGCAGGAGTGACTTGAGTAGGAAGGGAAGCAgaactcatcaccccaaaatacGCCTCCTTGTCATATTGACCATTTGCAGCTGGTTACACCGCGGAGACGCTCCGAAGCTGAGTAAAGGTCGCACTTTGCAGGAGACATTTACTGCACAGAGGGAACCTGTTTGTAAGGCTGTCTCCTCTTGTGCCAGGAAGGGGGACGACTCCTTTCTCGAAAGTCTTGCGGCTGGAGGCGGCAGGACTTGGGGCTGCATGAGGCCGGACCCTTGTTCGTGTGCTGTTCCGGGTCCCCCCCCAACAGGCCTCTGCCCCCGGCGCCATTGGTCTCTGGTGGAGGTGGCACTTCGGGTGGTGGCTCTGATACAGGAAAACATGGGgcgagaggatggccgtgtcccatgTCGGGTCTGAGCCCCTGGGACgcgccccgccaagtgagggtccttggcgtCGCGCAGGTAAGAATTCCGGATCGAGCCACGACTGAGACAAAGTGGATTTACTCCTTAGACCGCGTGTGGGGCTGCTCCCGTGGGGAGGGATCCAGAGGCCGCGAGGCGTGGGGTTGCTAGCTTCTCTGGGCTCGCGAGCTGCTTGTgctgacaagtgggagggttattccaaccacttcggggaaggggcaggggcccCGTTGCTGGGaacccctgcccactttttgaccttttatggtcagcctcggaactgCCCCGGCCCCCGTGGGAGGGCCCTTCAGCAGGCTCTTACTTTACAATGAGCCGGGAGGCTCAAGGTCAACCGGCACCAAACCTCCCGAAATAttggtgctaatggctgtgtggttcctttaatggctgtgccctgcctgcctccctcctgtcgCAGCTTCAGCCATTTCGGGgagtttctcagttttcctgggtgtCTCCCATGTACACAGGATGCAACGCATGTTATTCAACTCATATTCACTTTTTTCCAGACAACCTGTCTTTTTGAAACAGGGGATCTCAGCCAAGTCAGGccatggagggaggaaggaaaatgttcggccacctccagcctctgggaCAGGAAGCGCCCTCTGAGCCCCCGGCCCCCCTCCCGCCCACCCCTGTGTAATCTGACACGCAGCGGTTCAGCCCGCCCCCAGTACCAGCCCATTTCCGTTTCCCAAAACTCCAGGCAAGAGAAATTTTAGAGAAATCGAAActactggggagagggtgggtcCCCCGAGCACCGTGCCGCCGTCCCGACCGCAGCTTCTCTCTTCTGGCACCATGAACCGCGTCGCCCAGGCCGCCTTCCCCGGTGCCCACGTGGGCATACCCCCGGCGTATGAGATGCTCAAGGAGGAGCAcgaggtgggggtgctgggggcttCCCAGAGCCCGGCCCCCGTGACGACCACTGTGATCAACATCCGCAGTGAGACCTCCGTGCCCGACCACATCGTCTGGTCCCTGTTCAACACCCTCTTCCTGAACGTGTGCTGCCTGGGCTTCGTGGCATTCGCCTACTCCGTGAAGGTGGGAGGGTGCCTGGGGGAAGGAGCGTGAGCCCGGCGAGGCCCCTGCCCAGACGGCACGTGGCCTGTGGGAGGCCTTGTGCAtacagttctgtgtgtgtgtgtgtgtgtgcgagcgcgcgcacgcgcgcgcacgcCCAGGTGTGCAGGTCGTGATGAGGTTGCAGGGGTGCGTGGGGATGACCAGGGTCAGCCTTTTGCCCCGTGGTGGGGCGGGCGGCCAGTAGGAGGCCAGAGCAGAGGGACGGTGAGCCCTGGGGCCTCCTGGACAGGCTGAGAGTCTGTGAGGAGGGAGATCCaggccccaggaggggagggagggcccgCCGGGCACGGTCCTGCTCAGGCTGTGGGGGGACGGGCAGGGGTGGGTCCCCACCTGGGTGAATGGACACCGGGGGACCAGCAGGGGAGGACCTGAGTCTTGGCACCTGGCCTTCACCTGGCCCGGCCCCAGGTCCCCCTCACCATCTCTTCTCCCCCAGTCCAGGGACCGGAAGATGGTGGGCGACGTCCTTGGGGCCCAGAGCTATGCCTCCACCGCCAAGTGCCTGAACGTCTGCGCCCTGGTGCTGGGCATCCTTCTGACCATCGTGTTCATCATTATTTTTGCCACCGGCTCCCTGATGATTTTCCAGGCGGTTTCACAGATCATAAAGGAGTATGGAGGATACTAGTAGCTGCCCGCGGCCACCCCTTCACAGCAGTTTATACACACCCCCGTCTACAGCTGAATAAAAGCCGGCGTTCCTGTGTGAGGCTGCTGTGTTCTCACCTGGGGAGGGCGCCCTGCTGAGAGCTCCCGCCTGCCCCTGAgacagcccagccccacctctccctcctgctctgctgcCCAGGGGCCTGAGCCCCGGCCCAAGATGGGCCCTGTGGGGGCGGGCTGTGCTCGGTCCAACTCCCTTGCCTgtcgagaaaaaaaaaaacgagacagagagagagagaaagcccgCAGAAGCctgcaaaagagagaaaaggcttTTTGGGGGAGCTTTAGGATCTGCAACTGGGAGGCACACATTCGAGTAGCAAGTCAAATGTGCTCCGAGGGAAGTAAACACGGTGGGGGTTACAAAGACAAAGACATTCCTGAGAAGTTACAGGGCTGTTTCAGAGCTGGGAGTGGGGCCAGCAGGCTTTGAGGCTCACGTCGCAGCTGACTGGTTGCTAGAGTGAGGTCTGCAGGGACTGAAGAAAGTGAGTCCCCGCTGGTCCCAGCGTGTGAGGTGGGTGTCAGCCCCACgtcctgggggctctggggctgTCTGAGACCCCACCATGAGGCTGCATTTGGTGGTCCGTAGCCCTCAACCCCGGGGTCCCCGTCAGTGGGAGGGCTGCAGGAGCCCTTCGTCCACCTGTGGAGGGACGGCCCCGGCGGTCCCTGCTTTTCAGGCGGAGGAGACCCCCCGCCCTGGAAATCAGCCCCCCGTCCGGTTTTGCCGTGGCCTCCAGGCTTGTGGGCACGGGGTGGCCCCGGGGCAGACCCTGCCCACAACCAGCTGGGCAGGTGCGGTGTGAGCTGGGGTGGCCATcgcctgccccttcctccccgccACCTGACCCCAGCTGCGGGCCCTCCTGTGAGTGGATGATATCACCTGCCGTGTCCGTAagcaaaggatgttgcagccaccCAGTCCTCAGCCACGGCAGCCACCCGGgaccctgagccctgagccctgagccctgagggGCTCAGGCGGGGAGAGCCCGGACACTGGCCCTAGGAGCTCAGCTGCACATCACAGGAAGGATTCCAAGGAGCCCAGACTCTGGCATCTTCCCAGACACAGAGACACCTGAAATTCCTTCCCTCGAGGTAGTTGATCTTAATGAACAGTAATCTTTGATGTGCCGACCGCCTGGCGTCTTACAAAGCTCCCCtgtgtcctggctcctccccgaCCTCTCGGGGCAGTCCTTCAGAGCCATCTGCCTCCCGGCTTGACGTCCTCAGAAAGCCCACcagataaaacataattttaacttTCAGGTCGTGCAGTTCTTTAGTCAGTAAGCCCCAGCCCTCACCCACACCCCTTTTCTGTTCCCGGCAGCAGAACCTGAGTCCAGGAAATGGGGTGTTGGGGGTCCCAGGGCGGGCCATGGAGAAGCCCCCTCTCCCGGGCGATCTGACTCCTGTCAGCAGGCGTGGGGACAGAGCCCGGGAAGGTtggccctggaggagggaaggcaagCCGACCTGGC
This Camelus ferus isolate YT-003-E chromosome 10, BCGSAC_Cfer_1.0, whole genome shotgun sequence DNA region includes the following protein-coding sequences:
- the LOC116666580 gene encoding interferon-induced transmembrane protein 3-like translates to MNRVAQAAFPGAHVGIPPAYEMLKEEHEVGVLGASQSPAPVTTTVINIRSETSVPDHIVWSLFNTLFLNVCCLGFVAFAYSVKSRDRKMVGDVLGAQSYASTAKCLNVCALVLGILLTIVFIIIFATGSLMIFQAVSQIIKEYGGY